One genomic region from Phycodurus eques isolate BA_2022a chromosome 16, UOR_Pequ_1.1, whole genome shotgun sequence encodes:
- the crlf3 gene encoding cytokine receptor-like factor 3 produces MMSVEVDVLLQEAKESIEAAQNFRSELQQRLNGLNQARKQVRGSSGQAREALRRHFAELQAAATRLLSERLSALLTEVDAIEADSVKPLDDCQSLVEYGVGQADELLREGEAALRCGLGEKEDKLGSFTKKAMHIQLDSLPEVPALVDVPCVSAQFDDSLLVLLRDRVCRHGSVASHPPVLIEELQERPGSILVRWCKVDEDFAAADYRLQCRRSGNGGSQYEDAYVGRDTDFLALGLDPNTDYVFRVCARGEGRTEWSPWSVAQTGYTTMEPHAWRAGTEGYIVSSRRNIALRNDSAPSSCPVLYSNAPTYFCGLTLTFKISATGQLDRRDSLGVCVDGEKGQHSLQRDQAVCISTNGAVYVNGKEMTNQLPSVTLGSAVTFDMEVVDVVPLNNNHASGLKLRVTIGSGSREVVFDWMLETAVDGLFFGCSFAHAGWKVLVF; encoded by the exons ATGATGTCGGTAGAGGTGGACGTGCTGCTGCAGGAGGCCAAGGAGAGCATCGAGGCGGCTCAGAACTTTCGCAGCGAGCTGCAGCAGAGACTCAATGGACTCAACCAGGCACGCAAACAG GTTCGGGGCAGCTCGGGGCAGGCTCGCGAGGCCCTCCGCAGGCACTTCGCCGAACTGCAGGCGGCCGCCACCCGGCTGCTGTCGGAACGACTGAGCGCACTCCTCACCGAGGTGGATGCCATTGAGGCGGACAGCGTCAAGCCTCTTGATGACTGCCAGAGCCTGGTGGAGTACGGTGTGGGCCAGGCCGACGAGCTCCTCAGAgagg GGGAAGCGGCGCTGCGCTGCGGTCTCGGCGAGAAAGAAGACAAACTGGGAAGCTTCACCAAGAAGGCCATGCACATTCAATTGGACAG CCTGCCCGAGGTCCCCGCCTTGGTGGACGTCCCGTGCGTGTCGGCCCAGTTTGACGACTCCCTTCTGGTTCTGCTGCGGGACCGCGTGTGCCGCCACGGTTCGGTGGCCTCGCACCCGCCCGTTCTCATCGAGGAGCTGCAGGAGAGACCCGGGAGCATCCTGGTGCGCTGGTGTAAG GTGGACGAGGACTTCGCCGCCGCCGACTACCGGCTGCAGTGCCGGCGCTCGGGTAACGGCGGGAGCCAGTACGAGGATGCCTACGTGGGACGAGACACCGACTTCCTGGCCCTGGGCCTGGACCCCAACACCGACTACGTTTTCAGGGTGTGCGCCCGAGGGGAGGGTCGCACCGAGTGGAGCCCGTGGAGCGTCGCGCAGACCGGATACACCACCATGGAGCCGCACG caTGGCGTGCGGGCACGGAGGGTTACATCGTGAGCAGCAGGCGCAACATCGCCTTGAGGAACGACTCGGCCCCGTCCAGCTGCCCTGTGCTCTACTCCAACGCACCCACCTACTTCTGTGGCCTCACGCTTACCTTTAA GATTTCTGCGACCGGTCAGCTGGACCGTCGGGAcagtttgggtgtgtgtgtagatGGAGAAAAAGGGCAACACTCACTTCAGAGAGATCAGGCCGTCTGCATCTCCACCAATG GTGCTGTGTATGTGAACGGTAAGGAGATGACCAATCAGCTTCCGTCTGTCACTCTTGGCTCGGCGGTGACGTTCGACATGGAGGTCGTGGACGTGGTCCCGCTCAACAACAACCACGCCAGCGGCTTGAAACTGCGCGTCACCATTGGCTCGGGCAGCCGCGAGGTGGTTTTTGATTGGATGTTGGAGACGGCGGTGGACGGCCTCTTCTTCGGCTGCTCCTTCGCACACGCCGGCTGGAAAGTGCTCGTCTTCTAA
- the LOC133415345 gene encoding mpv17-like protein isoform X1 — protein sequence MRRLVLREAAKRFPWLANVTLYGGLFAGGDLAHQLLAHKERLDWTHTRNVAVVAVTFHGNLNYFWMRALERRFPGKSAGMLFRKLLLDQSFASPLATSVFYTGVSFLEGKEDVLEDWREKFFNTWKTGLMYWPFMQFLNFALLPLHMRTAFMGCCAFLWATFLCFSRQDGDGTAGVALAFIVDPRKTLEEMRQARLDRKQDRGTPEDN from the exons ATGCGGAGGCTGGTGCTGCGGGAGGCCGCCAAGCGCTTCCCCTGGCTGGCCAACGTGACGCTCTACGGCGGCCTGTTCGCCGGAGGTGACCTGGCGCACCAGCTCCTGGCGCACAAGGAGCGACTGGACTGGACTCACACGCGCAACGTGGCCGTGGTGGCGGTCACCTTCCACGGCAACTTGAACTACTTCTGGATGAGGGCGCTGGAGCGACGTTTTCCGGGCAAGTCGGCCGGGATGCTCTTCCGAAAGCTGCTGCTGGACCAGAGCTTCGCCTCCCCGCTGGCCACCAGTGTCTTCTACACGG GGGTGAGCTTCCTGGAGGGAAAGGAGGACGTCCTTGAAGACTGGCGGGAGAAGTTTTTCAACACGTGGAAG ACTGGACTCATGTACTGGCCTTTCATGCAG ttCCTGAACTTCGCCCTGCTGCCTCTGCACATGCGCACCGCCTTCATGGGCTGCTGCGCCTTCCTGTGGGCAACCTTCCTCTGCTTCTCCCGTCAGGACGGCGACGGCACAGCCGGCGTGGCGCTCGCCTTCATCGTGGACCCCCGCAAGACACTGGAGGAGATGCGCCAGGCCCGCCTGGACAGGAAGCAGGACCGCGGGACCCCCGAGGACAACTAG
- the LOC133415345 gene encoding mpv17-like protein isoform X2 yields the protein MRRLVLREAAKRFPWLANVTLYGGLFAGGDLAHQLLAHKERLDWTHTRNVAVVAVTFHGNLNYFWMRALERRFPGKSAGMLFRKLLLDQSFASPLATSVFYTGVSFLEGKEDVLEDWREKFFNTWKTGLMYWPFMQDGDGTAGVALAFIVDPRKTLEEMRQARLDRKQDRGTPEDN from the exons ATGCGGAGGCTGGTGCTGCGGGAGGCCGCCAAGCGCTTCCCCTGGCTGGCCAACGTGACGCTCTACGGCGGCCTGTTCGCCGGAGGTGACCTGGCGCACCAGCTCCTGGCGCACAAGGAGCGACTGGACTGGACTCACACGCGCAACGTGGCCGTGGTGGCGGTCACCTTCCACGGCAACTTGAACTACTTCTGGATGAGGGCGCTGGAGCGACGTTTTCCGGGCAAGTCGGCCGGGATGCTCTTCCGAAAGCTGCTGCTGGACCAGAGCTTCGCCTCCCCGCTGGCCACCAGTGTCTTCTACACGG GGGTGAGCTTCCTGGAGGGAAAGGAGGACGTCCTTGAAGACTGGCGGGAGAAGTTTTTCAACACGTGGAAG ACTGGACTCATGTACTGGCCTTTCATGCAG GACGGCGACGGCACAGCCGGCGTGGCGCTCGCCTTCATCGTGGACCCCCGCAAGACACTGGAGGAGATGCGCCAGGCCCGCCTGGACAGGAAGCAGGACCGCGGGACCCCCGAGGACAACTAG
- the LOC133415344 gene encoding nuclear distribution protein nudE homolog 1-A-like — MEMEDPDTPEFGSLKEEVHYWREKTAKHRQSAEEAQEELQEFQQMSRDYEAELEAELKVYETRNRELLAANNRLRMDLENYKEKYGTQHSEACRQMSTLEGELAEATSIRDHLHKYIRELEQANDDLERAKRATIMSLEDFELRTNQAIERNAFLESELDDKENLLESVQRLKDEARDLRQELAVQQKHMTSSSSSSSAPFPSPPLTPPDKKTEDKMSAATHIRAPSAPKTPSVDTGDSSTSVSPLTTSARISALNIVGELLRKVGNLESKLASCREYVHEQPAGRGLPAENLPGAPPANGVYHKGLVKRLDFGTGAKLLL, encoded by the exons ATGGAGATGGAGGATCCCGACACTCCAGAGTTTGGATCCTTGAAGGAGGAAGTTCACTACTGGAGGGAGAAGACTGCCAAACACCGGCAGAG tgcTGAGGAAGCCCAGGAAGAGCTGCAGGAGTTCCAGCAAATGAGCCGCGACTACGAGGCAGAGCTGGAAGCAGAGCTCAAAGTGTACGAGACGAGGAACCGTGAGCTGCTGGCCGCTAACAACCGCTTGCGAATGGACCTCGAAAACTACAAG gAGAAGTACGGCACACAGCACTCGGAGGCGTGTCGTCAGATGTCGACGCTGGAGGGCGAACTGGCCGAAGCGACGTCCATTCGAGACCACCTGCACAAGTACATCAGGGAGCTGGAACAGGCCAATGACGACCTGGAGCGAGCCAAGAG GGCCACCATCATGTCTTTGGAAGACTTCGAGCTGCGTACGAACCAGGCCATCGAGAGGAACGCCTTCCTGGAGAGCGAGCTGGACGACAAGGAGAACCTTCTGGAGTCCGTGCAGAGGCTCAAGGATGAAGCCAGAG ACCTACGCCAGGAGCTCGCCGTGCAGCAGAAGCACATGACCTCCTCCTCATCGTCATCGTCGGCGCCCTTCCCCTCGCCGCCCCTCACCCCTCCAGACAAAAAGACTGAAGACAAAATGTCCGCCGCCACGCATATCAGAGCGCCCTCCGCACCCAAAACGCCGTCCGTCGACACGG GTGACAGTAGCACGTCTGTGAGTCCTCTGACGACGTCGGCCAGAATTTCTGCGCTCAACATTGTCGGCGAGCTGCTCAGGAAAGTCGGG AATCTGGAATCCAAGCTGGCGTCGTGTCGCGAGTACGTCCACGAGCAGCCGGCCGGCCGCGGACTCCCGGCCGAGAATCTCCCCGGCGCGCCGCCCGCCAACGGAGTCTACCACAAAGG GCTGGTCAAGAGGTTGGACTTCGGAACCGGAGCCAAACTGCTGCTGTGA